Within the Butyrivibrio sp. AE3004 genome, the region CGATACTTGAGATAGTAGAAAGCCCCGGCTTCATTCCGATTATCATCTGTCCTGCAAGAAGAACATCTCCTGTTGTATAGTCGATTCCCGCAAAAGTAACATCAGCTTCATCTGCTGCCTGCATAACCATAGCGAACTGAAGCTTATCCTCCATACGACGTCTGAGTGCCTTTTCCTTAAGCCTTGTATCCGGAAGAGATGTATATTTCTCAACAAGAAGAGTCTTATAATCCTCGTCATTGACATCTACAATCTTGAATACCTCTTCGTTATAGCCTCTCTCTTTGATCGCAGCTTTAATCTCATCAGCTTCACCAACCAGAATGGGTTTTATATAGCCTTCGGAACCTGCTTCGTAAGCTGCCTGCATCATCTTTTCATTCAAAGCTTCAGGAAAAGCTACTCTCTGCGGATTTTTCTTTGCCTTCTCAAAAATTTTATCTATTACGCTCATTTTTCCCTCTTCTCCGGTTCATAATAATTTGCTTTACCGGTTTCATTTATTTTAAATAGGCTCGCCTTTGTGGCGAGCCGCTAAGTTGCTTTACATTTCCTCTTCGATAAGGTCGATAAGATCTGAAATTGTCTCGCAAGCACTAACATCTGCAAGCATAAGAGCAACATCAAGCTCGTTTTCGATTTCTGAAACCAGAGCAACCATCTGTACTGATGCTCCGTTTAAGTCTGTCTTGAAGGAGGTTGTTTCGGAAAGCTCTGAAACTTCCTTCTTGTATGCCATTGCTACCATGTTTAATACCTGATCTAAAATTTCCTGTCTGCTCATTTTTATTTCTCCTTTTTTGTTTTTTATCTTCATTCGGATTGCTTTTCACCTCATCCGGTGGTTTTCCCCTCATCCGGGTTGGTTTTCCCCTCATCCGGCGCTTCGCGCCACCT harbors:
- a CDS encoding acyl carrier protein gives rise to the protein MSRQEILDQVLNMVAMAYKKEVSELSETTSFKTDLNGASVQMVALVSEIENELDVALMLADVSACETISDLIDLIEEEM